The following nucleotide sequence is from Clupea harengus unplaced genomic scaffold, Ch_v2.0.2, whole genome shotgun sequence.
cttttcttttcaaatttacacagtttgaaacaaaaatataaataagcactttgtaaggagaataggactagtctcttgcacttttcagtctctgagtgaggtttcagctcctaacgacccgcccattagcaaatgacagctattcatatgataagggtatggtaattcagtgatctctattgggccatggtgtgtcaagaaatcctgtggggggtacgggccacaaagacattccagggccattaagtaagggccattgttcttgtctgaggtgtcccaggtgtgtttacacctaactcatcaatatgcatttgtagggacactagttttgaaaaggtacaggtcactccaaaattataaatatatagtagtgaaaccacacacactttttaaatgctaaactcacctttgtaaaactaacacttatgtttacaaagttcagagttcaaaagccttgctccaaaatctttacaatgtattttttgtacaaagtctgagcacctctgaaagtatgtttttggaagggtttgtttagatttgatttaaattaaatctttttttactacattcctttcattcccatgttattattgctgaggtattctagaatataatcacacatgccacttttgcctcaatgtttttagttaggtgaaataaacaaaaatatcaaggcagggcagactacctaagagagtgaaaaacaggctcggactcagtagtgttaaaaGGTTCTTATATAATGCAAAAAGACTGAAACTAATATTGAATATACATCCGAAGAAATATGAGAAATCTGCCAGTCACTACACAGCAGTTTGCTTAAAATCTGCATGCTGTGACTGCAGCATTCACAGATTTAATCTGTACTACAAGTTCTTTATATCCTGATGCTAATGCTCATTTCGATGATTTCGTGGTTCCTGCATGCAGCTGCAGATCGAACAGGTGTCCTCCCAGGGGTCCTCCCAGCGGCCACAGGGCAAGTACTGGGGTCTGCTGCAGGCCAGCCGTGTCATCTTCACTGAAGAGGGCCtccctgccttctggaaggggCATGTTCCTGCTCAGCTGCTCTCCATCTGCTTCGGAGCAGTGCAGGTACTGCAGCATTAAGATGCTTCATCACAGATGCAGTCTCACTTCCTCTAGGATAGAATATGTTGTTCAGAATAATCTGGAGATGCTAATGCAAGTCATGCTTGAAGCTAGAACTTGTGAGCTTCAGACCATTTACTTTCTTTGCCCCGAGCCTGTCGACTGTAAAACATAACCATGTCTTGTCGTGATATTATTACTGAGAGAGCGTTGTCCGTGCTGTGCTCACATCAACAGTTTGCCACGTTCGAGATCCTCACGGAGACTGTGCACAAGAACACACTGTACAGTAGCCAGACCCCCGTTGTGCATTTTGTGTGCGGGGGGCTGTCAGCGTGCTCTGCCACTGTGGCCGTCCAACCATTGGACACTCTGCGCACCCGCTTCGCTGCCCAAGGAGAGCCTAAGGTGAGCACACAAGAGGGGACATTCCAGTCAAATTCAGTTAGCAAATTTGGTCTCCTTTGAACATAAAACATGGGGCGGAGTGCAGACTGAATTTATCATGATGTCTTTACTTATGCAGGGCTCAGTGCCACTGTGCCATGCGTCTAACATACTTCAATCTTTTAAATTAAACTAAgctatggtttttttttttatatatatatttgcttgCAGATTTATCGAAACCTCAGGCATGCTGTGTTCACCATGTACCAGACAGAGGGGTTGTTTACATTCTACCGTGGCCTAATCCCAACGCTAGTGGCTGTATTCCCCTATGCTGGCCTTCAGttcttctcctataatgtgttGAAGAGTCTCACTGGACCACAAAACTCAGAGTTTAAAGGTTTGTGTCTTCTTGTGTCTAATCTTTTGTCATTGTAGAAAATTCAGTGCAAATCTGCCATGAACATGAAGAAGGTTCACCTATTCTGTTTTTGTGCAAATTTGACACCTACATTATGAAGGTTCACCTATTCAGGTTTCAAGCGGAAGTGTAGTGGTGTATAATTTGCCATTTCTACACATTTCTTAACATGTCCACTCTCAATTACCCACACCAGGTGGCCTCCAGAGCCTGATGTGTGGTAGCTGTTCCGGGGTCATCAGTAAAACATTCACGTATCCCTTTGACCTCTTCAAGAAGAGACTTCAGGTAGCCGGCTTTGAGGAGGCCAGGAAACATTTTGGGCAGGTGAGCTGAACTCTGAGGGACTTGTGTGAATGAACCTTTAATGCTCTGTGTGCTCCGGTCCTTTTCATGTTAGTTCACAGTATCAGAAATATATGGAAAGGGTATGTGTAaagatttgtattgttgttattattttattacagtgcatgaaatgccctgtattgttattcctaggcttcttatacttcttcttcttcttaccgacttctgcgcttaattcagctcgaaccgcttaacgtagaaacttcgttcaaactttgtcgcgtaggtcttgtaaaggacacttatgctatttttctgaactttatactttttaagatattaaagaaaaactaatacaaatgttcccattgacttacattgggccattatgacaacataatagggtcattaaactggcttgcacctgtgcttcactgacacctgcgccaaggttccaaggctcttCTTCTCTcggtccctctccattcaactgtataactaggaatattaagagacaccatctatactctactttttttcccctccatctttctctctatccctttccttcttccactcttctttccttcttccactcttctttcctttcttctttctttcttcaactcttctttccttcttcc
It contains:
- the slc25a19 gene encoding mitochondrial thiamine pyrophosphate carrier, which translates into the protein MVGYDPQYSNVVLSPEEAALAGSAAGMVTRVFISPLDVIKIRFQLQIEQVSSQGSSQRPQGKYWGLLQASRVIFTEEGLPAFWKGHVPAQLLSICFGAVQFATFEILTETVHKNTLYSSQTPVVHFVCGGLSACSATVAVQPLDTLRTRFAAQGEPKIYRNLRHAVFTMYQTEGLFTFYRGLIPTLVAVFPYAGLQFFSYNVLKSLTGPQNSEFKGGLQSLMCGSCSGVISKTFTYPFDLFKKRLQVAGFEEARKHFGQVRTYQGFLDCVVRIGKEEGVRGFFKGLYPSLVKAAVSTGLTFFSYEVFVGLLIRLKENH